TTATTTACAGGAAGGACCCACCAAATAAGGGTACATCTATCATCTATGGGACATCCAATATTAGGAGATGAGCTTTATGGGGGAATGGTTGATAGTGTTAAAAGACAGCTTCTGCATGCTTATAAATTAATCTTTACTAATCCGGATACAGGGGAGGAGGAAACTGTAACTACAACTTTACCTGATGACATGGAGAGAATTGTAAAAGGGGAGGTGATAGGGTAAAAATAGATCAAAGATTGTTGCAAAATTAATACTCGCGTTCCGTTGACAAACTCTGGAAATATAAGCTATATTTATAGTGTAAAATAAAAAAAACTCAGGAGGAATAGAACTATGGCAGCAGTAAAAATAGCGATAAATGGATTTGGTAGAATTGGAAGATTAGCATTCAGATTAATGGCAGATAACCCTGAATTCGAAGTAGTAGCAATAAACGACTTAACTGACCCTAAAACTTTAGCTTACTTATTAAAGTTTGATACAGCTCAAGGAAGATTCAAAATGGATTCAATTGAAGCTACAGAAAACGGAATACTAGTAGACGGAAAAGAAATTAAAATATACTCTGAAAGAAATGCAGCAGACTTACCTTGGAAAGCATTAGATGTAGATGTAGTATTAGAATGTACTGGATTCTATGTATCTAAAGAAAAGTCTCAAGCACATATAGATGCAGGAGCTAAAAAAGTAGTTATCTCTGCACCAGCTTCAGGAGATCTTAAGACTATCGTATTCAACGTAAACGATGACGTATTAACTGGAGAAGAAACTATAATCTCTGGAGCTTCTTGTACAACTAACTGTTTAGCACCAGTTGTAAACGTATTAAACAAAGAGTTTGGATTAGTAAAAGGATTCATGACTACTATCCATGCATATACAAATGACCAAAACATCTTAGATGCACCTCATTCAAAGGATATCAATGCAAGAAGAGGAAGAGCAGGAGCAGCTAACATGGTACCTACATCTACAGGAGCAGCAGTAGCAGTAGGAAAAGTATTACCTGAATTATTAGGAAAATTAGATGGTGGAGCAGTAAGAGTTCCAACTGTTACAGGATCTTGTGTTGACTTAGTAGTAGAGTTAGAAAAGAATGTAACTGCAGAAGAAATCAATGCAGCTATGAAAGCAGCAGCAAACGAAACTTTAGGATATACTGAAGAGCCAATCGTATCTTCTGACTGTATCGGAATCCAATTCGGATCATGGTTTGATGCTCAATGTACAAAAGTAATGACAGTAGAAGGAAAGCAATTAGTAAAAATCTTAACTTGGTATGACAATGAGATGTCTTATACAGCTCAATTAATCAGAACTTGTAAGAAATTTGCTCAATTAGCAAAGTAATTATATAATAGAATAAATAGAATAGCGGGAGCATTGGTTTCCGCTATTTTTTTTAGGGGAAGTGTTATATTTCTCAGGCGGTTAAAGGCAGTAATTATATTTATGGAGGGGTTAATAGAATGGCGAAAAAAATAGTAAATGAATTGGAATTAAACGGTAAAAAAGTATTGATGAGAGTAGACTTTAACGTTCCTATGAAGGACGGGAAGATTACAAATGACAATAGAATAGTTGCAGCAACTGATACAATTAAATATGTATTAGAGCAAGGTGGAAAAGTTATAGCTTTTTCTCATTTAGGAAGGGTAAAAACAGAAGAAGATAAAGCAGGGAAATCAATGGCTCCAATAGCTGCCAGATTATCTGAATTATTGGGTAAAGAAGTTAAGTTTGTAGCTGAGACTAGAGGTGCAGAATTAGAAGCTGCAGTGGCAGAATTAAAAGATGGGGAGATCATGATGTTTGAAAACACAAGATTTGAAGACATCGATGGTAAGAAGGAGTCTAAAAATGATCCTGAATTAGGTAAATACTGGGCTTCTTTAGGAGATGTTTTCGTAAATGATGCATTTGGAACTGCTCATAGAGCACATGCTTCAAACGTAGGAATCGCTTCAAACGTAGCAGAATCAGCAGCAGGATTCTTAATGGAGAAAGAAATTAAATTCATTGGTGGAGTAGTAGATGCACCACAAAAGCCATTGGTAGCAATCTTAGGTGGAGCTAAAGTTTCAGATAAGATTTCTGTAATCAAAAATTTAATACCTAAGGCTGATAAGATAATTATCGGTGGAGGCATGATGTTTACATTCTTAAAGGCAAAAGGATTAAACATAGGAAAATCTTTATGTGAAGAAGACAGATTAGATTTAGCTAGGGAATTGATGGAATTAGCTGGAGATAAGTTGATCTTACCTGTAGATACTATCACTTCTAAAGAGTTCTCAAATGATGCAGGACACCAAATAGTATCTGTAGAAAACGTACCATCAGACGAGATGGGATTAGATATTGGTCCTAAATCTGTGGAAATTTTCAAAGATGCTTTAGCTGGAGCAAAGACAGTAGTATGGAATGGACCAATGGGTGTATTCGAAATGTCTAACTTTGCTAAGGGAACAATCGGTGTGTGTGAAGCTATCGCAAACTTAGAGGGTGCTATCACTATAATAGGTGGAGGAGACTCTGCAACAGCAGCTATCGACTTAGGATTCGCTGACAAATTTACTCATATCTCTACAGGTGGAGGAGCTTCTTTAGAATATTTAGAGGGAAAAGTATTGCCTGGAATAGATTCTATTAGTAGTCACTGTGGAAACTGTAACTGCGGGAAATAAAAAAAAGATCATTATCCATAAAAAAAGGAAGATTTCTCTTCCTTTTTTTTATTTGTTTTATGTTTAGACCACTCCTCCTGGTGAGCCTTTCTCTCTGCTTTCTCTTGATTTTATTGGAATTATGTCGTATATTTGTATTACCAGCATGAGGACAAACTAATAAGGATGTGATTTTTATGAGAACGATAATAAGAGGAAGACACTTAGAGGTAACAGAGGGAATCAGAAATTATGCGGAGAAGAGATTTGGCAAGCTGGAAACATATTTTAATAATATAGATGAAACTGAAGTTGTTTTAAAATATGAAGATAAAAAAGTATATGGTGTAGAAGTTATAGTAAATACAAAGGGGAATAAATATATTGCTAAAACTAAAGGCGGGGAATTGTACGCTGAGATAGACAGGGCTAAAGAGAAAATAAAAGGTGTGTTAACTAAAGAAAAGAAGAAAATTATAGATGGTAAGAGGGAAGAAAAAATAGAAAATGAATAGATGAAACTGATCTCCTGATTATAGGGTATATAAATACCGATAATTGGGAGAATTTTTTTAA
The Psychrilyobacter piezotolerans genome window above contains:
- the hpf gene encoding ribosome hibernation-promoting factor, HPF/YfiA family; the encoded protein is MRTIIRGRHLEVTEGIRNYAEKRFGKLETYFNNIDETEVVLKYEDKKVYGVEVIVNTKGNKYIAKTKGGELYAEIDRAKEKIKGVLTKEKKKIIDGKREEKIENE
- the gap gene encoding type I glyceraldehyde-3-phosphate dehydrogenase — protein: MAAVKIAINGFGRIGRLAFRLMADNPEFEVVAINDLTDPKTLAYLLKFDTAQGRFKMDSIEATENGILVDGKEIKIYSERNAADLPWKALDVDVVLECTGFYVSKEKSQAHIDAGAKKVVISAPASGDLKTIVFNVNDDVLTGEETIISGASCTTNCLAPVVNVLNKEFGLVKGFMTTIHAYTNDQNILDAPHSKDINARRGRAGAANMVPTSTGAAVAVGKVLPELLGKLDGGAVRVPTVTGSCVDLVVELEKNVTAEEINAAMKAAANETLGYTEEPIVSSDCIGIQFGSWFDAQCTKVMTVEGKQLVKILTWYDNEMSYTAQLIRTCKKFAQLAK
- a CDS encoding phosphoglycerate kinase, with translation MAKKIVNELELNGKKVLMRVDFNVPMKDGKITNDNRIVAATDTIKYVLEQGGKVIAFSHLGRVKTEEDKAGKSMAPIAARLSELLGKEVKFVAETRGAELEAAVAELKDGEIMMFENTRFEDIDGKKESKNDPELGKYWASLGDVFVNDAFGTAHRAHASNVGIASNVAESAAGFLMEKEIKFIGGVVDAPQKPLVAILGGAKVSDKISVIKNLIPKADKIIIGGGMMFTFLKAKGLNIGKSLCEEDRLDLARELMELAGDKLILPVDTITSKEFSNDAGHQIVSVENVPSDEMGLDIGPKSVEIFKDALAGAKTVVWNGPMGVFEMSNFAKGTIGVCEAIANLEGAITIIGGGDSATAAIDLGFADKFTHISTGGGASLEYLEGKVLPGIDSISSHCGNCNCGK